Below is a window of Flavobacterium sp. CFS9 DNA.
ATCACTAATCTGACTTTCAACGAGCAATACAGCTATTACTACATGTTAATGGCTCGTAAAAATCTGGATCAGCCTTTGGGTGATCCGAAAAATACTTTAATCAAATTCAACGAACAAATCGCGAGTAAATATCGTGCAGGTTTAAGTCTTAGTTATTTAGACGATTATTTAAATCACAATATTGTTCCCGAAAGTGTGCAGCAATTCTACGATTTAAACAAAAACCAACAAACCAACCGTTACGATTTAGAAAAAATACTAACCCAAAAAAGTCCAAAAAAGATTGATTGGTTTTTCAATACCATTATAGGTTCACGCGACATTATCGATTATAAGTTCACTCATGTTTCGAGAACGAAAGACACTGTCGCTTTTCGAATAAAAAACAGAACCGGCATCTATGCTCCGATTCCTATCTATGGGATTAATAAAAATGAAGTTGTTTTTAAAGAATGGGTTGAGCCAAAAACAGCCGATTCTACTTATATCTTTGAGCGAAAAAATGCCGACAAGATTGTTATCAACTATGACAATGAGGTTCCGGAGTACAACCAAAGAAACAACTGGAGATCCATAAAAAGCCTGGTTATTACTAATCGTCCGATCAAATTTAATTTTGCCAAAGATCTCGAAGATCCATATTATAATCAGATTTTATATATCCCGACGCTTACCTATAACTATTATGACGGCTTAACTCCCGGTATGCGTCTTCATAACAAAACAATTCTGGACAAACCTTTCACTTTTGATATCAATCCGGCTTATTCGATTAATGCTAAAACTTTTTCCGGTTCTTCCTCATTTTCCTGGAATCAATACTACCGAAACAGTACCTTATATAATGTACGTTATTCTTTAAGCCAAAACTATTACCACTACGCTCCTGATGCGACCTATTTGAGACTGAATCCCATGGTACAGTTTAGAATACGTGAAGAAAACTTCAGAGATAACCGAAAACAACTGATCATGTTCAGGCAGGTTATTGTAAATCGTGAAGCAAGCACTTACATCACAGACAATTCGACACCAAATTACTCCGTTTTCAATGCTCGTTACGTTAATACAAAAACGGAACTGGTCAATCATTTTAATTTTATGACGGATGTTCAGTTCTCGGGAAAATTTGGAAAAGTAGCCGCAGAAATTGAATACAGAAGACTTTTTGAAAACAATCGCAAACTAAATTTAAGATTGTACGCCGGAAGTTTTTTATACAATCGAACAAACTCTGATTATTTCAGTTTTGGTTTAGACCGACCATCTGATTATATGTTTGATTACAATTTTTTCGGAAGATCAGAAAGTACCGGAATTTTCAGTCAGCAATACGTAATAGCTGAAGGTGGTTTTAAATCTAAAATAGCACCAAGATATGCCAATCAATGGATGGCTACCCTAAATGCGAGCTACGCTATATGGAACTGGATTGAGATTTACGGAGATGTAGGCTTCATGAGAAGCAAGCATCAAAGCGAAGATTTCAGATATGATAGTGGTATTCGGTTAAATTTAGTTCCGGACTATTTTGAATTGTACTTTCCGGTTTATTCGAATAACGGATGGGAGATTTCACAAAATAAATACAGCGAAAAAATACGATTTATCGTCACATTTTCACCAAAAACATTACTTAATCTTTTCACTAGAAAATGGCTTTAATCGAATGAATTAGTTATAAAAACATAAGTTATTCGCATAAAAAAAACAAAAACACTAAATATCACTTAAAAAACACACCCTGTTTTAGCAATTTAATTACAGATAATTAAATTATATTTACTTTAATGAATTATGATTATTGATACTTTTTAATTATTTTTGCTCCGAAACATTACCCATTTGAGATTATGATTAAAGAAAAAAATAATACTACACTTACTTTCGAAGATTTCAAAACTGAAGTAATGAACGACTACAAAATTGCGGTTACGAGCCGTGAATGTAGTCTTTTAGGACGTAAAGAGGTATTGACAGGGAAAGCCAAATTTGGAATATTTGGAGACGGTAAAGAAGTTCCACAACTTGCCATGGCGAAAGCCTTTAAAAATGGTGATTTCCGTTCCGGATACTACCGCGATCAGACTTTTATGATGGCTATTGGCGAATTGACTCCAAAACAGTTTTTCGCAGGTTTATACGGTCATACCGATTTAGATTTTGATCCAATGTCTGCCGGAAGACAAATGGGAGGACACTTTGTAACACATAGTTTAAACGAAGACGGCTCCTGGAAAGATTTAACAAAACAAAAAAATTCAAGCGCAGATATATCTCCTACAGCCGGACAAATGCCTAGATTATTAGGATTGGCACAGGCTTCTAAAATTTATAGAAATGTTGACGGAATTACTGTTAAAGATAAATTTACAGTAGACGGAAACGAAGTTGCCTGGGGAACTATCGGAAATGCAAGTACATCTGAAGGCTTGTTCTTTGAAACTATAAACGCTGCCGGAGTTCTACAAGTTCCAATGGTAATGAGTGTTTGGGATGATGAATACGGAATTTCGGTTCACGCCAGACATCAGACTACAAAAGAAAACATCTCTGAGATTTTAAAAGGATACCAACGCGATGAAGATTCTAAAGGTTATGAAATTTTCAGAGTTAAAGGCTGGGATTATGCAGAGTTGGTTTCGACTTACGAAAGAGCGGGCGCTATTGCACGTGAAGAGCACATTCCGGTTTTAATTCACGTAAACGAATTAACACAACCTCAGGGACATTCTACTTCCGGTTCACACGAACGTTATAAAAACGCAGAGAGACTGGCTTGGGAAAAAGATTTTGACTGTATCCGTCAGATGCGTTTGTGGATGATTGCTATTAACATTGCATCACCTGAAGAATTAGCTGAAATTGATTTTGAATTGAAAAAAGAAGTCCTTGAAGCTAAAAAAGAGGCTTGGAATTCTTTCATCAATCCAATTATTGAAGATCAGAAAAATCTTTTGGCTTTGTTAGGTCAAATTGCTGAAGCCAGCATCAATCACAAAGAAAGAATACAAAAATATATTTCGGAATTAAGCGCTATAAAATCACCTTTAAAAAAGGAAATGCTTGCTATAGCAAGAAAGATATTGCGTTTTATTGAAGTGCCAAACAGTAAAGTTTTATTATCGAACTGGATTACAAACTACATTAAAATTACACAGCCAAGATTCAGCAGTAACTTATACTCTGATTCTGAATTAAATGTATTTTCAGTTGAAAAAGTACTTCCGAAATATGCCGAAGACGCGAAAGCGGACCTTGACGGAAGAATGATTTTACGTGATAACTTTGATGCTTTATTTACTAAATATCCGGAAACCTTAATTTTTGGTGAGGATGTTGGAAATATTGGTGACGTAAATCAGGGATTAGAAGGGATGCAGGAAAAATATGGAGAACTTCGTGTTGCCGATATCGGAATCCGTGAAGCTACCATCATTGGTCAGGGAATTGGAATGGCTTTAAGAGGTCTGCGTCCAATTGCTGAAATTCAATACTTAGATTATTTACTATATGCTATCCAAATCATGAGTGATGATTTGGCAACATTGCAATACAGAACGGTAGGAAAACAAAAAGCACCGTTAATCATCAGAACCCGTGGACACCGTTTAGAAGGTATCTGGCATTCAGGTTCACCAATGGGAATGATTATCAATGCTATTCGTGGTATTCACGTTTTGGTTCCGAGAAACATGACTCAGGCTGCAGGATTCTACAACACCCTTTTAGAATGTGATGAACCGGCTTTAGTAATTGAATGTTTGAATGGTTACCGTTTAAAAGAAAAAACGCCTTTAAACTTTGGTGAATTCAAAACACCAATTGGTGTAGTTGAAACGCTAAAAGAAGGTTCAGATATTACACTTGTTTCTTACGGATCGACGCTAAGATTAGTAGAGCAGGCTGCTGTTGAATTGTTAGATTTAGGTATAGACTGTGAAGTTATCGACATTCAGTCTCTTCTTCCTTTTGACGTCAATAAGGACATTGTAAAAAGTATCGCTAAAACCAACCGTTTGTTAGTAATTGACGAAGATGTTCCTGGTGGAGCTTCTGCGTTTATTTTACAGCAAATCATGGAAGAACAGGATGCTTACCACCATTTAGACAGTAAACCGCAAACGCTTGCTGCAAAAGAGCACAGACCGGCTTATGGAACTGATGGTGATTATTTCTCAAAACCTTCCGCAGAAGATATTTTCGAAAAAGTCTACAGCATGATGCATGAAGCTAATCCTTCTAAATACCCTGCTTTATACTAAGAATTTAATTCACTATACAAAAACTCCCCAAAAGAAAATATTTCGTTTGGGGAGTTTTTTTTTGTTCCGAGTTTCAAGTTTCAAGTTTCAGGTTCCAGGTTTCAGGTTCCACATCTAACTTCTAACATTTTACATTTTACATTTTACATTTTACATTTTACATTTTACATTTTACATTTTACATTTCACCAATTCCAGAACCAACCTGCTTCAATTAAATATCCTTTAAAATTGCTCTTGCTTTTTCCAAATCCTCAGCAGTATCAATTCCGATTCCGACATGAGTAGTTTCTACCATTTTAATGCGTTTGCCGAATTCTAAATAACGCAATTGCTCTAATTTCTCAGAAGCTTCTAAAGATTTCATCGGCAGACTGTAAAAATCCAGTAAGGCTTGTTTTCTAAAAGCATAAATTCCGATGTGCTGAAAATAACGTACCCCAACCTCTTTATCTCTTGGATACGGAATTACCGATCTCGAAAAATACAAAGCAAACTGCGACTGATCGACCACTACTTTTACATTATTCGGATTGTTAATTTCTGTTTCATCTGTAATCTCACGCATTAAAGAAGCCAGATCTATTTTGCGTTCTCTATCCTCTTTAAACACAGACAAAACCTGCTCTAAAGGTCCTGCTTCAGTAAAAGGTTCATCCCCTTGTACATTAACCACAATATCAACATCAAGACCCGCAACTGCTTCTGCAATTCGATCACTTCCGGATTCGTGTTCTTTAATACTCATAATAGCTTTCCCGCCCTGATTTACAATTTCGTTATAAATTAAATCGGAATCCGTTACCACAAATACATCGTCAAACAATTTGGTAGCAACGGTTGCTTCATACGTTCTTAAAATTACCGTTTTCCCTCCTAAATCCTGCATTAGTTTAGCAGGAAAACGTGTTGATGCATATCGTGCCGGAATTACAGCTATTATCTTCATTTTATTTTTCTTTTATAAACTTCTAAACAAATGTAACTATTCAAAACTAATAAGTTTAAAAAAAATATTCTATGCTGCAATTTACAAATCTGAAGAGCAGCACCTTAAAAAATGCATTATATTTATCAGAAAAAACCACCATGAAAAAACACCTGATTTTGCCCCTGCTTTTATTAAACTTAACTTTTATTCCCTCGGCCTTCTGCCAAAACAAAACTACAATAAACAATGCCTTTACAGATCGCGTTTTCGACGGACAGGGATATCAGCCAGCTTCCAGTCTAAAATGGAAATTCAAAACTAACGGTAAAATTTTCTCTTCTCCCGTTGCACGAAACGGTGTAGTTTACATTGGCAGTGAAGATGGTTTTCTTTATGCTATTGAAGAAAACTCAGGAAAAATAAAGTGGAAATTCAAAACCAACGGAGCCATTCACAGTACTCCGGGCATCTTTGGAAATTCTGTTTTCTTTGGAAGTTTTGACGGAAATTATTACGCGGTAAACACTCAAAACGGGAAATTAATCTGGAAATTTAAAACCGGTGGAGAACACTGGTATGGAGAAAAAGGCATATTCGGATTAAAGCCGGAAACCCAATACATGGATGATTTATGGAGTTTTTATCTGTCATCTCCGGTAGTTTATGAAAAAGAAAAAAAAGCTGTTGTGCTATTTGGAAGCAGCGATGGAAATGTTTATTCGCTGGATGCCAAAACAGGAAGTTTAAAATGGAAGTTTAAAACCAACGGACCTGTACACGGAACTCCGGTAATCGATCAGAATAAAATTTACGTTGGCGGTTGGGATGCAGTTCTATACGCCTTAAACATAGAAAACGGTAAAGAAATCTGGCGTTTTGCAACGGGTACAAAAATAGGCTTTAAAGGAATCCAGTCCGCTGTAGCTGTCGCTGACGGAAAAGTCTTTTTTGGAGCCAGAGAGCCATTCTTCTTTGCTCTTGAAGCCGAAACCGGAAAATTGATTTGGAAATACGATGCCGAAAATTCCTGGGTTTTAAGTACTGCGGTTATTCAGAATAACACGGTTTATGTAGGAACCTCAGACACTTATGCTCTGCTGGCTTTGGACGCCCGAAATGGTGCAGAAAAATATCGATTCAAAACCAATGGTTACGTCTATAATTCTCCAGCTATAGCAGGAAGCACTATTTATTTTGGTGATTTTACAGGGAATTTCTTCAGTTTAGATCTGCTTTCTAACGGAAAGAAATCGAAAACTATAAGTACTGAAAATCGAAAACAATTTGCTTCAACTGTCTTAAAAAATGATCTTTTAGATTCCGGTCATGCCGCTCACAATACTGATCTTTCTCTATATAAAAATAACAAAATGGCAATGGATGAATTATACAAATTGGGACCAATTGTTTCTTCACCATTTATCAACAAGAACACTATTTATTTTGGAAGTGCCGACGGTTATCTGTACGCGTATAACTTAGAAAAAGAATCATAAATTATGATTTCGCAGAGATTCACAAAGATGCCACGGAGATTCGCTAAGATTCTTTTTCTTTTGCTTCTGAAGATAATATAGAAGAGTTTCACGCAGATTTTGCAAATTCAGCAGATTAAATTTAGCCGAATGTATTCAGAATTCTACGAGAAAATCTACTGAATCTGCAAAATCTGCGTTACAAAAATCACACAACATGTAAAAAAATCCGTGAATCTCTGCGATATCTTTGTGAATCTCTGCGTAATAATCCGTAGAGATTCACAAAATCGCATTACATTATTTTAACCGATGTCATACTTAAAGACCCAGCCAATAGTTTATCATTAAACAAACTGAGTTCTTCTGATTTTTCTTTTAACCCTAAAGTATACAGTAATGGTAAATAATGTTCAGGAGTAGGAATTGCCAATTGGGTTGCTTTATTCATTTTTTCAAAGTCAATCAAAGGCTGGAAATTATCATCCAATAAGTAACCGTTGATGGTTTCTCGTGCTTCAATTGCCCAATCGTAACCGTAATTGTCTTTATCAAAGTTCCTGAAATCGACCAATCGTAAATTATGAACAATGTTTCCGCTTCCAATAATCAAAACTCCTTTGCGGCGCAACGATTGCAGCTTTTGTGCCAACTCAAAATGGTATTGTCCTGACTTCGTATAATTGATACTCAACTGAATCACCGGAACGTTTGCTTCCGGATACAGATGTTTAATTACACTCCAGGCACCATGATCCAGTCCCCAGTGCTCGTCTAAATCTACAAGTACAGGTTCTAATATTTTTTTAGTCTCCTGAGCCAGTTCCGGGCTCCCTTTTGCAGGATATTGTACGTCAAAAAGAGCTTGTGGAAATCCTCCAAAATCATGAATCGTTCTGGGCATTTGCATCGAAGTCACCTTAGTTCCGTTGGTAAACCAGTGAGCAGAAACACACAAAATAGCATTGGGCTGCGGAAGTGTTTTTGCCAGATTTCGAAAACCGGTTACAAACTGATTTTCCTCAATCGCATTCATCGGACTCCCGTGTCCCAAAAACAAAACCGGCATTTTATCCGTATTCGAAAACGAAGATGAAATCGAATGTAAATCGTTTAGTGTTGTCATAGTAAAAGGTTATCACACGAATTTCACAGATCTTACCAATACTAAATCTAAAAAATTCGTGACAATTAGTGAAATTCGTACTTTATTCCTCGAAACTCTCGTCTTTAAAACCTATCAAATATAACTTATTTTTAGCACGCGTCATAGCCGTGTACAGCCATCTGATGTAATCGCGATCAATTCCGTTTGGCAAATACGGCTGTTCGATAAAAACTGTATTCCATTGCCCTCCCTGTGATTTATGACAGGTGATTGCATAGGAAAATTTCACCTGCAAACCGTTAAAATATTCGTTTTCTTTTACTTTCTGAAACTTCTTGTATTTGGTACTTTCGTTTTCATAATCTTTCATCACTTCCTCATACAAACGATTGGATTCTTCATAAGTTAAAGATGGAGATTCACTTTTAATAGTATCTAAAATTAATACCGTTTCAAAGGGCTTTTGATCCGGATAATCGACCATTCTGATTTTTACTTTTGCAAAATTAAACCCGTACAATTCCTTGATTCCAAAAAGCTCCAAAACTTCGATAATATCTCCATTGGCAATAAATCCTGCTTCATCTGTTTCTTTCAGCCAGAAATAATTGTTCTTTACCACCATCAGGAAATCTCCTGCCGAAAGTTCACTTTCTTTAAACAGAATTCTGGTTCGAATCTGTTCGTTATACTGATTAGCTCTTTTATTCGAGCGAACAATAAAAGCAGTATCTTCAATACTATAATTGCTGTAAGCCATATTAATAGCGTCCTGAATATCATATCCGTCCGTCAAACGGACAATGTCTTTAAATCCCCTAACATTGAACCTAAATTCGGTAATAAAACTCTCTTTCAAAAGCTCTCTTAGTTCTGTCGCATTGAACAAAATTCCGGAACTTTCTTCCTGACGCATTACTTCATCCAGTTCGATATGTTCGACTTCTTTACCATAGTGAATCCCTAGAGTATGCGTATCCAAAGCCGGGCTAATATCCATATTTACAGGCGGAAGCTGAGCAGTATCTCCCAAAAGAATCATTTTACAATTGGTTCCCGAATACACATAATTAATCAAATCATCCAGCAGTGATCCGTTATCGTACAATTTTGAATCGGAATTATTATCCGAAATCATTGAGGCCTCATCGACGATAAAAATGGTATTTTTATGTTTGTTTTGCTGTTTCGTAAAAGCTACACCTCCACCGGAAGATTTCTTGGGGAAATATATTTTTTTATGAATCGTAAATGCGGGCGTATTCGCATAATTAGCGATTACCTTTGCTGCACGTCCCGTTGGCGCTAACAATACATACTTTTTATTAATATCACCCAAATTGTTCACGATGGTCGAAATCACAGTTGTTTTTCCCGTTCCTGCATATCCTTTCAGAACAAAAATGGTGTCGTTAGCCGGTTCGGTTAAAAAAATAGCGATTTTTTGAAAAAAAATATCCTGCTTATACGTTGGAGCAAATGGAAATCTCTTTTGTAAAATGCCGTAAAACAATGCTGAATTCATAGGGTAAATTTGAGATACAAAGTTCGTCTTTTTAAATGGCAATGCCAATTTAAAATTTTAATCCCGACGGGATTTATTAACGAACCTTAAATTTATTTTCCATAAAAAACTATTCTTAACTTTCTTTTAAAATGAATGTGAAATTGTTTTTTGAAATTGCAATTATTATTGTTGCTTTTTAATTTGTAAGTTTGTGGTCGCCTAAAATTCCTTCTTGTAAAACAGGTAACGAATTGTAAATCAATATGTCATTACAAAACACTAACATCACTTCAAAAAATTACAAAAAGCTTTCTATTCAGGTTTCTCTGACCGGATTGTCATTTTGCTGTTTTGATACTTTAAATAATACCGTTACTTCTTTAAAAGAAATTCATTTCGATACGTTTCACAAAACGACCAAAATTGAAGAATTGTTTGGAGATGTTTTTAAAAATCATCCTGAATTAAAGGAAACTTATGATGAAGTTTTAGTAATTCATAATAACAACCTGTCCACTTTTGTTCCAACGGCTTTGTTTGATGAAAACTACCTTGGAAGTTACCTGCAATACAACACAAAAGTTTTCGAAACTGATTTTTTTGCTTACGATCAAATTTCAAAATATCAAATGAATGCGGTTTACATACCATATGTCAATATCAACAATTTTTTCATCGATCAGTTTGGTACTTTCGATTACAAACATGCCAACAGTATTTTAGTAGAAAAAATTCTGGACGCTTCACGAAACAATGACGATAAAAAAATGGTGGTTAATTTCAACCCCGGTCATTTTGAAGTGATTGTAGTCCAAAATCAAAAACTATTGTTATTCAATTCGTTTGAATATCAAACACCTGAAGATTTTATTTATTATTTGCTTTTTACTGCCGAACAATTAAGTTTGAATCCTGAAAGTTTTCCACTTGAATTATTGGGCACCATCGACCAAAACGATGCGTTTTATGCGATTGCATATAAATACATTCGTCATATATCCTTTTTGGATGTAAGCACCTTACAGCAAAGAAATAGCTTCACCACAGCCGAAAATCAAAAACATTATATCTTATTCCAATCATGAGAATTATTTCAGGGAAATACAAAGGACGTCGCATTTTTCCGCCAAAAAACCTTCCTGTAAGACCAACAACCGACATGAGTAAAGAAGCATTATTTAATGTTTTGAACAATCATTTCAGTTTTGACAGTTTAAAGGTTTTAGATTTGTTTTCAGGAACCGGTAACATCAGTTTTGAATTCGCTTCCCGCGGAAGTGCTCCAATTACCTCTGTAGATGGCGATTTTGGATGCGTAAAATTCATCAAACAAGTTTCGTCAGAATACGATTTTGACATCGCGGCAACTAAAAGTGATGTATACAAATTTCTGGAAAACTGTAAAACGTCTTACGATATTGTTTTTGCCGATCCGCCTTATGGATTTGACCAGGCCTCATTCGAAAAAATTGTCCTAACGGTTTTCGAAAGAGAATTGCTTCACGAAGATGGCATGATGATTATCGAGCATTCCAAATACACCAAAATGGATCATTTGAGTAATTTTTCTTTTCAAAAAAGTTACGGAGGCTCTTTCTTCAGTTTCTTCGAATTGAACTCTACCGATGACGACGAAGAATTACCGGACGATTCATCTACTAAAATAACGGAAGAAGACGAAGGATAAACCTCGCTCTTCAAATACTGAATTAAAATTTAAAAGCAGAAAAACCTTGATTCGTCAAGGTTTTTCTGCTTTTAAAACATCGTCACAACAATCTGAGCATCTGCTCAACCTGGGTAAAAAACAAATTATAAAGAAGGCACAAGTATCTTAGAGATCTTCTCATAAAGCGGAGTTTTTACGCCATACTTAATCCCTTCATTCAACACAAACTTAGTAAGCGAAAATGCCTCAGTATTCTTGCCGGCTAATAAATCTCTGTGCATCGATGATGTAGCTTCGCGTGGTGATTTTTCCAACTTAAGTACGGTCTGATTTACAATATCATCCGGCAGTTTTAATCCTTTTGCTTTGGCAACCGCATCAATTTCATGTACCAATCCCACATAAACCGACATGGCATCCGGATTGTCCCGAATTTCACCAATATTCTGATTCAGATAAGAAGTTGTTGTGGCTAAAGCCGAAATAAAAATAAACTTCTCCCATACTGTTTCTTCAATAGTTTCCACCAAATAACTTTCAATTCTGGCTTGCTGAAAAATCCTTTGTAATTTTTCTAATTTTGAAGCCGAAACCGTCTTAGAACCAAAAAACAGTTTTTCATAAAAGCCCATTTTACGAATGGTTCCGGGTAAAGTGATCATCGAAATGATATAGACACAGCCTTGCAGAATATCGTTCTGAGGAAATATTTTCTGAATGCGTTCCGGAGCGTCAACTCCATTATACAATGGAAGAATAACCGTTTTAGCTACAATACAGCTTTGAAGCGAAAGCAAACTTTCCTCAATATCATAGGTTTTGGTAGCACAAATTAAGTAATCCAGTCCCCCAATTTCCTCCGGATTATTCGAAACCAATTTTGGATGCACAATCATTTCTGATTCATCGGTTACAATTTTCAATCCGCTATCGGCAATCGCTTTTTGTGTCGCGCCACGAGCAATAAAAATTACTTCAACTTCATCCGATTTATAATAGGCTTTCGCCAAAAGTCCGCCGAAATAACCACCTACTCCACCAAGTCCTAAAATTCCAATTCTTTTCATAAAATCTTATTTAAAAAAACTCAAATTTGAAATTCCAAATTCCAAGCTTCAAGTTTCAAGTTTGACATCACACATCTCACATTTAACATCTCACATCTCACATCTCACAACACTATTCCCCCACAACAGGGTTCAGATTCAGCTCTGTAAAATCGCGTTCTGTTTTCGAAATGAT
It encodes the following:
- a CDS encoding DUF3822 family protein codes for the protein MSLQNTNITSKNYKKLSIQVSLTGLSFCCFDTLNNTVTSLKEIHFDTFHKTTKIEELFGDVFKNHPELKETYDEVLVIHNNNLSTFVPTALFDENYLGSYLQYNTKVFETDFFAYDQISKYQMNAVYIPYVNINNFFIDQFGTFDYKHANSILVEKILDASRNNDDKKMVVNFNPGHFEVIVVQNQKLLLFNSFEYQTPEDFIYYLLFTAEQLSLNPESFPLELLGTIDQNDAFYAIAYKYIRHISFLDVSTLQQRNSFTTAENQKHYILFQS
- a CDS encoding RsmD family RNA methyltransferase; translation: MRIISGKYKGRRIFPPKNLPVRPTTDMSKEALFNVLNNHFSFDSLKVLDLFSGTGNISFEFASRGSAPITSVDGDFGCVKFIKQVSSEYDFDIAATKSDVYKFLENCKTSYDIVFADPPYGFDQASFEKIVLTVFERELLHEDGMMIIEHSKYTKMDHLSNFSFQKSYGGSFFSFFELNSTDDDEELPDDSSTKITEEDEG
- a CDS encoding ketopantoate reductase family protein, coding for MKRIGILGLGGVGGYFGGLLAKAYYKSDEVEVIFIARGATQKAIADSGLKIVTDESEMIVHPKLVSNNPEEIGGLDYLICATKTYDIEESLLSLQSCIVAKTVILPLYNGVDAPERIQKIFPQNDILQGCVYIISMITLPGTIRKMGFYEKLFFGSKTVSASKLEKLQRIFQQARIESYLVETIEETVWEKFIFISALATTTSYLNQNIGEIRDNPDAMSVYVGLVHEIDAVAKAKGLKLPDDIVNQTVLKLEKSPREATSSMHRDLLAGKNTEAFSLTKFVLNEGIKYGVKTPLYEKISKILVPSL